Within the Terriglobales bacterium genome, the region CGGCCGAGCTCCAGCCGGTCGCCGAAGCCCATCTCCTGCTCCTTCTCCTGGTTGAAGGCCGTGCCGGCGAAGCCGATCATGATCAGCACCACGCCGAAGTGCACGAGATACCCGCCGTAACGGCGCGTGTTGCGCCGCGTGAGGTGCAGGATCGCGCCCACGATGTTCTCGCCCGTCTTGCCCGCGATCACGCGCGCGCCGCGGTAGAACTCGGCGAAGATCGTCACCGCCACCAGGACGGAGAGCACGATGGTGGTCCACGCATAGAACTCGGAGGTCGAGATCCACGGCCGCGCCCAGCCGGTCACGATCATCACCAGGCCGAGAGCGATCGCCGCGACCGTCGGCACGGTGAAGTTGCGCCGCAGGCTGCCCAGCGAGGTCTTGCGCCACGCCAGCAGCGGGCCCACGCCCGTCAGCACCAGCAGCAGCAGCCCCACCGGGATCATCACGCGGTTGAAGAACGGCGGACCGACGGTCACCTTGGTCCCTTGCACCCACTCACTCAGCAGCGGGAACAGCGTGCCCCACAGCACGGTGAAGCACGCCACCACGAACAGCACGTTGTTGAAGACGAAGCTCGACTCGCGCGAGACGATCGACTCCAGCTTGTTCTCCGTCTTCATGAAGTCCCAGCGCCAGAAGAAGAAGAGGTTGCACACCACGAACGTCAGGAATAGGAAGACGATGAACCACAATCCGATGGACGACTGCGCGAACGCGTGCACCGAGCTGATCACACCCGAACGCGTGAGCCACGTTCCCAGGATGCACAGCATGAACGTGGTGAAGATCAGCCACATGTTCCACTTCTTCAGCATGCCGCGCTTCTCCTGCATCATCACCGAGTGCAGGAAGGCGGTGCCGGTGAGCCACGGCAGCAGGGAAGCGTTCTCCACCGGGTCCCAGCCCCAGTAGCCGCCCCAACCCAGCACCGAGTACGCCCAGTGCGACCCGAGGAAGATGCCGATGGTCAGGAAGCACCACGTCACCATCGTCCAGATGCGCGTGATGTGGATCCAGCGCTCACCGGGATACTTCATCGCCAGCGCCGCCAGCGCGAACGCGAACGGCACCGTGAACCCGACGTAGCCCAGGTACAGCATCGGCGGGTGAATCACCATCTCGGGATACTGCAGGAGCGGGTTCAGGCCGTTGCCGTCTTCCACCACGCGCGCCGCAAGGCCGAACGGCCGCGCCGCCACGTTCACCAGCAACAGGAAGAAGACCTGGACGCCCGCCAAGATGACCGAGGCGTACGCGAACAGCTTGGGGTCCGACTTGTGCCGCAGCCGCAGCACGAAGCCGTAGGCCGCCAGCAGCCACGCCCAGAACAGCAGCGAGCCTTCCTGCCCCGACCACAGCGCCGAGAACTTGTAGATCAGCGGCAGCGCCTTGTTGGAGTGCTGCCGGATGTACTCGATGGAGAAATCGTTGGTGAAGGTCGCGTAGACCAGGGCGAACGCCGCGCCGGTCACGCAGACGAAGCTGGCG harbors:
- a CDS encoding heme lyase CcmF/NrfE family subunit → MAFFGTFALLIALALAGYSFFVGLLALVFHRRQSGALSETARRAGIASFVCVTGAAFALVYATFTNDFSIEYIRQHSNKALPLIYKFSALWSGQEGSLLFWAWLLAAYGFVLRLRHKSDPKLFAYASVILAGVQVFFLLLVNVAARPFGLAARVVEDGNGLNPLLQYPEMVIHPPMLYLGYVGFTVPFAFALAALAMKYPGERWIHITRIWTMVTWCFLTIGIFLGSHWAYSVLGWGGYWGWDPVENASLLPWLTGTAFLHSVMMQEKRGMLKKWNMWLIFTTFMLCILGTWLTRSGVISSVHAFAQSSIGLWFIVFLFLTFVVCNLFFFWRWDFMKTENKLESIVSRESSFVFNNVLFVVACFTVLWGTLFPLLSEWVQGTKVTVGPPFFNRVMIPVGLLLLVLTGVGPLLAWRKTSLGSLRRNFTVPTVAAIALGLVMIVTGWARPWISTSEFYAWTTIVLSVLVAVTIFAEFYRGARVIAGKTGENIVGAILHLTRRNTRRYGGYLVHFGVVLIMIGFAGTAFNQEKEQEMGFGDRLELGRYTLVGKSFTQDDTPNHVSDAAILEVSENGKFVGMMYPEKRLYKANNEPGTIVANRSTIRDDLYLVFAGMSETGKPIIKAYLNPLVSWIWVGVIIVVLGTIVALFPNMQAATAQERVALREPVAVEGD